The proteins below are encoded in one region of Ferruginibacter lapsinanis:
- a CDS encoding MgtC/SapB family protein, which yields MDITIYFEEAAQVSFAFIIGAVIGLEREFRSKPAGLRTMILICVGSCLYTILSKETGNGSPDRIASNIVTGIGFIGAGVIFKEGISVNGLTTAALIWITAALGMAIGYHNYPLTIVVSGMVLIALFVLEPVQRFINSLHRVKDYRIHTIEVAPNFKSALEAFFAEHDMKFRCIKVMKVDSDAIYLYRISSPDRNYDAINQFLLKNTDVRSFDT from the coding sequence ATGGATATTACAATTTATTTTGAAGAGGCAGCCCAGGTTTCATTTGCATTTATCATTGGTGCGGTTATCGGGCTCGAAAGAGAGTTTAGAAGTAAACCGGCGGGGCTTAGGACAATGATCCTCATCTGCGTGGGATCTTGCTTGTACACAATTTTATCTAAAGAAACCGGTAATGGGAGTCCGGATAGGATTGCCAGTAATATTGTTACAGGTATTGGTTTTATTGGCGCCGGTGTGATCTTTAAAGAAGGAATCTCTGTAAACGGACTTACTACCGCAGCATTGATATGGATCACCGCAGCTTTGGGAATGGCGATAGGCTATCATAACTATCCGCTTACAATAGTAGTTTCGGGGATGGTATTGATTGCTTTGTTTGTACTGGAACCGGTACAACGCTTTATCAATAGTTTACATCGGGTAAAAGACTATCGGATCCATACCATTGAAGTAGCTCCGAATTTTAAAAGTGCATTGGAGGCTTTTTTTGCAGAGCATGATATGAAATTCAGGTGTATCAAAGTAATGAAAGTGGATAGCGATGCCATTTATCTATATCGTATCAGCTCCCCCGACAGAAATTATGATGCGATCAATCAGTTTTTATTAAAGAATACTGATGTAAGAAGTTTTGATACGTAG